In a genomic window of Methanogenium sp. S4BF:
- a CDS encoding ABC transporter ATP-binding protein, producing the protein MGTVEVRAINGVSFSVRKGEFLGITGSSGSGKSTLLHMLGLLDPPTEGTITIDGRDVVSLSEAEKGIFRLSRFGFIFQDYALVPELTAEENVSLVAMARGEERESYSRRSRDLLSQVGLGERVAHLPSELSGGEQQRVAIARALINSPEILFADEPCANLDSANSRAVLDLFRDINQKMNLTIIMVSHENWHKEYFERIIRLRDGEIDEDFRPEKPDAPLAYDP; encoded by the coding sequence ATGGGAACCGTCGAAGTCCGGGCAATCAACGGAGTCTCGTTTTCTGTCAGAAAGGGGGAATTTCTGGGCATCACGGGTTCATCAGGGTCGGGAAAGTCAACACTCCTCCATATGCTCGGCCTGCTTGACCCGCCGACCGAAGGGACGATCACCATCGACGGCAGGGATGTCGTTTCCCTGTCGGAAGCTGAAAAAGGGATATTCCGCCTCTCCCGGTTCGGGTTCATCTTTCAGGATTATGCACTGGTGCCTGAGCTCACAGCAGAGGAGAATGTTTCCCTTGTCGCAATGGCACGGGGGGAAGAGAGAGAATCATATTCCCGCCGCAGCAGAGACCTCCTCAGCCAGGTCGGTCTGGGAGAAAGGGTGGCCCACCTCCCGTCCGAACTCTCAGGAGGAGAACAACAGCGGGTGGCAATTGCCCGGGCGCTCATCAACTCCCCCGAAATTCTCTTTGCAGACGAGCCCTGCGCCAATCTTGACAGCGCCAATTCACGCGCAGTGCTTGATTTATTCCGGGACATTAACCAGAAGATGAACCTGACCATTATCATGGTCTCGCATGAGAACTGGCACAAAGAATACTTTGAGCGGATTATTCGCCTCCGTGACGGAGAGATAGATGAGGATTTCCGGCCCGAAAAGCCGGATGCACCCCTCGCATACGACCCCTGA
- a CDS encoding FtsX-like permease family protein, which produces MFDDLRVSAFLAARSIQRGGSGRNAMNIIIIALVLTNMIFLPSVIMGAMDVYYVQTVDYISSDVIIKPPEDIRYIDDVETLLATVNRVPGVVRASARYPMAGSIDFEDKTVAMQIDAFDPRDETEVTLFHKHVKEGDFLGSGDRDQILVGSLVAGTKDDTGEFYASLGGATVGDSVVVRYANGVVREYRIKGIFTTKSYQADYMVFVTKDEMDAVTGLGGAQATEVLVKTVANEDAPLVKKRILQFGVGEDVETWEEALPDVVSESVESFAIINMISVLGSLVIAVVLIFIMTTIKTFNNRKQIGILKAIGLKKSIIINSYVMQVIFICLIGAIVGSILIGTMVLYFTTYPIEFPDGDVTPIVTWTMIVENTALLFISSAVAGFIPAWRVTNEGILEAIRGG; this is translated from the coding sequence ATGTTTGACGATCTGAGAGTCTCTGCCTTTCTTGCCGCCCGGTCCATCCAGCGGGGAGGGAGTGGCAGGAATGCCATGAATATCATCATCATTGCCCTGGTACTCACCAATATGATCTTTCTCCCGTCGGTGATTATGGGGGCAATGGACGTATATTATGTGCAGACCGTCGATTACATCTCATCAGATGTGATTATCAAACCCCCCGAAGACATCCGGTATATCGATGATGTGGAGACGCTGCTTGCAACGGTCAACCGGGTGCCGGGTGTGGTGCGCGCCTCCGCACGTTATCCCATGGCAGGATCGATAGACTTCGAGGATAAGACGGTTGCAATGCAAATTGATGCTTTTGACCCGCGGGATGAGACGGAAGTCACCCTCTTTCACAAACACGTGAAAGAAGGGGATTTTCTTGGCAGCGGGGACCGGGACCAGATCCTCGTCGGCAGTCTTGTGGCAGGTACCAAGGATGACACCGGAGAATTCTATGCATCCCTCGGCGGAGCCACTGTCGGGGATTCAGTCGTTGTCCGGTATGCAAACGGTGTCGTGAGGGAATACCGCATCAAGGGAATATTCACTACCAAGTCATACCAGGCAGATTACATGGTCTTCGTGACAAAAGATGAGATGGACGCAGTCACCGGCCTGGGTGGTGCACAGGCAACAGAGGTGCTGGTAAAGACCGTTGCCAATGAAGATGCACCACTTGTCAAAAAGCGGATCCTCCAGTTTGGTGTAGGAGAGGATGTCGAGACATGGGAAGAGGCACTGCCCGATGTCGTGAGTGAATCGGTTGAGTCCTTTGCCATTATCAACATGATCAGTGTTCTGGGAAGCCTCGTCATCGCCGTGGTGCTCATCTTCATCATGACCACGATTAAGACCTTCAACAACCGCAAACAGATTGGCATTCTCAAGGCAATCGGTCTGAAAAAAAGCATCATTATAAACTCCTATGTGATGCAGGTGATCTTCATCTGCCTTATCGGTGCCATCGTAGGGTCAATTCTCATCGGTACCATGGTCCTCTATTTCACCACCTATCCAATTGAGTTCCCGGATGGCGATGTGACACCCATCGTAACCTGGACAATGATCGTCGAGAATACCGCATTGCTCTTCATCTCATCTGCCGTCGCCGGATTCATCCCTGCCTGGCGGGTGACAAACGAAGGGATTCTGGAGGCGATTCGCGGTGGATGA
- a CDS encoding NosD domain-containing protein, translated as MGKWKAIAVLVIVLAGISGSWAAEITVPADGAAIYGVDYYAQAEGIITVDDDNADIPVPPADFATITDALAASTDGDTILVYAGRYSGYHEVTSRVTLAGIGWPVVTGNANDPTNQIGDVFAFRADGCTLEGFDIRDAEWRNVTISSAQDSAGVRIGYATGSISSWSFGDADNTIIRNNRIEDGWYGIIATQGSDNNQIYNNTINATRYGAWFLYARNNNFTGNTVTNTAYSPLKNTYRTSSVDSYSTNNRFTNNLFDTADWTPWGPDGSYGREILIEDTSGNVFTNNTLKNRTYIRIAGEGNTVSENAISGPSEYHFAGIDISEDGNTVQNNTVSNHKYGILLKGSADNLLMAGNTIEDCTYGFGYAGDLNYATNKPKRYSIDTTNTVDGKPIHWIVGQTGRTYNYSTLTPAPGYLALIGCSNCMAEDFYLEKNAQSLLIYRSDNITLNSVSAHGNGYQGILIGESADIIIADSHADSNGQDAVSNSGYAGIFATDTKRLQIIRSTATANNPTGIFLQYSCPDVSVEDSTVTNNGHSTDAGESYGIRNSGSDNVRLTVTGCTIGNDFTSRQGIGVANHGRDALICDNRFFNHSVIHAQNWGADTRWNVTPASGTNILGGPWIAGNFWDDYAGADTTGDGLGDTQVPYTTGGGTPGQDFHPLVDTFIPDTEPPVIIIHAPIGGGTYPAASVPLTVSSPDSDVAAWWYALDGGANVTFVPDIILPPLNNGSHSLLVGARDVSGNENSSVVTFTAEVDTTPPRISVISPAENATYTTHDIPLQVVSPDSDLFAWWYTLDAGATVSFTPNTTLSSVANGTHLLRVFADDITGNVNSTAVNFNVLATGPTPTPTPTPPTPTPAPTTDDGGGDSIPADAYPFPVVEEPAFGITILTPKPVRMTERFTEVTYTAPRPLSRAYYRLDEQEMVLVAPGAPILLGRLTLGTHTVTVTGVDFFGRYGEGNLVFETIPLALGEAGTVGTAAYPDEAAFSFTGLKVNYTLTFEAQTAAEETTDVFINRRLTGTAGEDAVVASSASRNGQVAVIANQGTEWRTYTVPVPSEMVVPNAENLISFIHQNNPYRTEDFAEWHVRNVVLAPSLQASAPSIEVFTPNQACGPDEELMAWVKIAGVAPDDRYEGTVCLIAPDGTELPFPGGAGEVAPLAADYVTNNHHGRLPGSFVFTGGMENGTYLLRATLTPEGNERLVSLSSVPVYFSTTPSVHLYRNRADLSDGMMLRVTSAVTRGEGDRNALLTVLIEPPEGPVLYLPAGSEEYASTRIEPLSSEYMLLLDERINDAWQDGTYTVRARLTGEDGVLLAEDTLTLSVSRDDGTLQLVFPRDARAKTVSGSRIRLTDTSTREIVQDQSTGGPHTGVTLTVPAGTYLISGDITTTDGSLWIISGGSSNRAVVRADETTVTELSLMPPMTDMATEVGI; from the coding sequence TTGGGGAAATGGAAGGCCATAGCAGTATTAGTAATAGTTCTGGCAGGCATTTCAGGCAGCTGGGCTGCAGAGATTACCGTTCCGGCAGACGGTGCCGCCATTTATGGCGTGGATTACTATGCACAGGCAGAAGGCATCATCACCGTCGATGATGACAACGCCGACATTCCGGTGCCGCCTGCAGACTTTGCAACCATCACCGATGCACTCGCCGCATCAACGGACGGAGACACCATTCTGGTGTATGCGGGCAGGTACAGCGGGTATCATGAAGTCACCAGCAGGGTCACCCTGGCAGGCATCGGATGGCCGGTGGTCACCGGGAATGCAAATGACCCCACCAACCAGATTGGCGATGTCTTTGCATTCCGTGCGGACGGCTGCACCCTCGAAGGGTTTGATATCCGTGACGCAGAGTGGAGAAATGTGACCATCTCTTCAGCACAGGATTCTGCCGGTGTCAGAATCGGGTATGCCACAGGGAGCATATCCTCGTGGAGTTTTGGTGATGCAGATAACACCATCATCCGCAACAACCGTATTGAGGACGGATGGTATGGTATCATTGCCACACAGGGGTCAGATAACAATCAGATCTACAACAATACCATCAACGCCACCCGCTACGGCGCGTGGTTCCTGTATGCACGAAACAACAATTTCACCGGCAATACCGTGACAAACACGGCATACAGTCCTCTCAAAAACACCTATCGCACCAGTTCTGTGGACAGTTATTCAACCAATAACCGGTTCACAAACAATCTCTTTGATACTGCCGACTGGACACCATGGGGGCCGGATGGCAGCTATGGACGTGAGATTCTCATTGAGGACACCAGCGGGAATGTTTTCACCAATAATACCCTCAAGAACCGGACATATATCCGGATTGCAGGTGAAGGAAACACGGTTTCGGAGAATGCCATCTCAGGCCCCTCGGAATACCATTTTGCCGGAATTGACATCAGTGAGGACGGAAATACGGTCCAAAACAATACCGTCAGCAACCATAAATACGGCATCCTGCTGAAAGGGAGTGCCGACAATCTCCTGATGGCAGGCAATACCATTGAAGACTGCACCTACGGGTTCGGATATGCAGGCGACCTGAATTATGCCACCAACAAGCCAAAACGATATAGCATCGATACCACCAACACCGTGGATGGAAAACCCATCCACTGGATCGTGGGGCAGACCGGCAGGACTTACAATTACTCCACGCTCACTCCCGCACCCGGATATCTGGCCCTCATCGGGTGCAGCAACTGTATGGCAGAGGACTTTTATCTGGAGAAGAATGCCCAGTCCCTCCTCATATACCGGTCTGACAACATCACCCTGAACAGTGTCTCCGCCCACGGGAATGGCTATCAGGGTATCCTCATCGGGGAATCTGCAGATATTATAATCGCAGATTCACACGCGGATTCAAACGGGCAGGATGCGGTGAGTAACAGCGGCTATGCCGGCATCTTTGCAACGGACACAAAAAGACTGCAGATAATCCGCTCCACGGCAACCGCCAATAATCCGACCGGGATATTCCTCCAGTACAGCTGTCCGGACGTCTCTGTTGAAGACTCCACAGTCACTAACAACGGCCACTCCACCGATGCGGGTGAATCATACGGGATACGGAACTCCGGGTCGGATAATGTTCGTCTGACGGTGACCGGCTGCACGATAGGCAATGATTTTACCTCCCGGCAGGGAATTGGAGTCGCAAACCACGGCCGGGATGCACTCATCTGTGACAACCGTTTCTTCAACCATTCGGTTATTCACGCACAGAACTGGGGCGCAGACACCCGCTGGAATGTGACACCCGCATCCGGCACGAATATCCTCGGCGGGCCATGGATTGCAGGGAACTTCTGGGACGACTATGCGGGGGCAGACACTACCGGTGACGGACTGGGCGATACACAGGTACCGTATACTACCGGCGGGGGAACACCCGGACAGGACTTCCACCCGCTGGTTGACACGTTCATCCCGGACACAGAGCCGCCGGTGATCATCATCCATGCACCAATCGGAGGAGGAACCTACCCGGCGGCCAGTGTGCCCCTCACCGTCTCCAGCCCGGACAGCGATGTAGCCGCATGGTGGTATGCGCTTGACGGCGGGGCAAACGTGACGTTTGTCCCGGACATCATCCTTCCGCCACTCAATAACGGCTCCCACAGCCTGCTCGTGGGGGCACGGGATGTCTCAGGCAATGAGAACAGTTCGGTTGTCACATTCACCGCAGAAGTGGACACCACTCCGCCACGCATATCTGTCATCTCGCCTGCGGAGAATGCCACCTATACCACCCATGACATCCCCCTCCAGGTCGTTTCACCCGACTCCGATCTCTTCGCCTGGTGGTATACCCTCGACGCCGGTGCAACAGTTTCATTCACCCCGAATACTACGCTCTCCTCCGTTGCAAACGGCACGCACCTGCTGCGTGTCTTTGCCGATGACATCACTGGCAATGTGAACAGCACCGCAGTGAACTTCAACGTGCTGGCCACCGGCCCGACTCCCACTCCTACCCCAACCCCTCCTACACCCACGCCTGCACCCACCACCGACGACGGAGGCGGTGACAGTATACCGGCAGATGCCTACCCCTTCCCGGTGGTGGAGGAACCGGCCTTTGGGATTACCATTCTTACACCGAAGCCCGTCCGGATGACCGAACGCTTCACCGAGGTCACCTACACCGCACCCCGGCCCCTTTCACGTGCATACTACCGGCTGGATGAACAGGAGATGGTGCTGGTGGCACCCGGTGCACCCATCCTCCTCGGCCGCCTGACGCTCGGCACCCATACCGTCACGGTGACCGGTGTCGATTTCTTTGGCCGCTATGGGGAAGGGAACCTGGTCTTCGAGACAATCCCCCTGGCACTGGGAGAGGCGGGCACCGTGGGCACCGCAGCGTACCCCGACGAGGCGGCATTCAGCTTCACCGGCCTGAAGGTGAATTATACCCTCACCTTTGAGGCGCAGACCGCTGCAGAAGAGACCACCGATGTCTTCATAAACCGCCGGCTGACCGGAACCGCAGGTGAGGATGCGGTGGTCGCCTCCTCCGCTTCACGAAACGGACAGGTGGCAGTTATTGCAAATCAGGGAACAGAGTGGCGGACATACACCGTGCCAGTGCCGTCTGAGATGGTGGTGCCGAATGCAGAGAATCTCATCTCCTTCATCCACCAGAACAACCCGTACCGGACCGAAGATTTTGCCGAGTGGCATGTCCGCAATGTAGTCCTTGCACCGTCCCTGCAGGCATCCGCACCCTCCATTGAGGTATTCACGCCAAATCAGGCCTGCGGACCGGATGAGGAGTTGATGGCATGGGTAAAAATAGCAGGCGTCGCGCCGGATGACCGGTATGAGGGCACCGTCTGCCTTATTGCACCGGACGGAACAGAGTTGCCGTTTCCGGGAGGGGCCGGTGAGGTGGCACCCCTTGCCGCAGACTATGTCACGAATAACCATCACGGACGTCTGCCGGGATCATTTGTCTTCACGGGAGGCATGGAGAACGGGACATACCTCTTAAGAGCAACCCTCACGCCTGAGGGGAACGAGCGGCTGGTATCGCTCTCATCCGTTCCGGTGTACTTCAGCACGACCCCTTCCGTGCATCTCTACCGGAACCGTGCAGACCTCTCGGACGGTATGATGCTTCGTGTCACCTCCGCGGTCACCAGAGGAGAGGGGGACAGGAACGCCTTACTGACTGTGCTCATCGAACCACCGGAAGGGCCCGTTCTCTACCTGCCGGCGGGAAGCGAAGAGTATGCCTCCACCCGGATAGAGCCCCTTTCCTCAGAGTACATGCTGCTCTTAGATGAACGCATAAACGATGCGTGGCAGGACGGCACCTATACCGTCCGTGCCCGTCTCACCGGTGAAGACGGCGTACTCCTCGCTGAAGACACTCTCACCCTCTCTGTGTCACGCGATGACGGGACCCTTCAGCTGGTATTCCCCCGTGATGCCAGAGCGAAAACGGTCTCCGGGAGCAGAATCAGGCTGACGGATACATCCACACGGGAGATCGTGCAGGACCAGAGTACCGGCGGGCCACATACCGGGGTCACCCTGACCGTGCCTGCAGGGACTTATCTCATCAGCGGTGACATCACCACGACTGACGGCAGCCTGTGGATCATCTCCGGCGGCTCCTCCAACCGGGCTGTTGTCCGTGCAGACGAAACAACGGTAACAGAACTCTCCCTCATGCCACCGATGACCGACATGGCCACGGAGGTGGGCATATGA
- a CDS encoding CARDB domain-containing protein, with protein MIRYVCVLCICIAALTGIAAGGLYEPTVTATESTVTPTVLMPGDTGMITVILKNTAQTSTATTADAQITTQTDVNPTITSVYLDGRGDIEVLGGNSQFTGDLGPGQEITLSFLIQAPEESGIYFPVLRVRVRGAEGLTYPVPVNVNMPIATLSTAMLVVTQEENGYVVPGETIHRTVTITNSGRSAAEDIRIRIADDNPYIGPLETGAFYLESLAPGKSDEITVSLITSRLLENSVQEIPLEITYAVVDGIAVAQTDSLTLDVHGHAELSIASVRTDPARVSAGEPFEMTIRLENTGTDEAIATTAEMDLPFAGSKEAYIGKIKPNNDAPAVFSLDSGKGGDYPYTLTVTWEDDWGIHTESFDLTLPVKTNDSTAAIVGFLIVLILAVGGAYYFLVYRKKTGQA; from the coding sequence ATGATTCGATATGTTTGTGTGCTCTGCATCTGCATAGCAGCACTGACAGGAATTGCGGCAGGAGGGTTATATGAACCGACCGTCACAGCAACTGAAAGCACAGTCACACCCACAGTCCTGATGCCGGGGGATACCGGGATGATCACCGTGATTCTGAAGAACACAGCGCAGACATCGACGGCGACGACGGCTGATGCGCAGATCACCACACAGACTGATGTAAATCCGACGATCACAAGCGTCTATCTGGATGGCAGAGGTGATATCGAAGTCCTCGGCGGCAATTCACAGTTCACCGGAGACCTTGGGCCGGGACAGGAGATAACGCTCTCCTTTCTGATTCAGGCCCCGGAAGAGTCTGGCATCTATTTCCCCGTCCTGCGGGTCCGGGTCAGGGGTGCAGAAGGACTCACCTACCCGGTGCCGGTGAATGTAAATATGCCGATAGCAACCCTCAGCACGGCGATGCTTGTCGTAACACAGGAGGAGAACGGGTATGTGGTGCCGGGAGAGACCATCCACCGCACTGTGACTATTACGAACAGCGGCAGGAGCGCTGCAGAAGACATCCGTATCCGGATTGCAGACGACAACCCCTACATCGGACCTCTTGAAACAGGGGCCTTCTATCTGGAGTCACTTGCACCCGGAAAATCAGACGAAATTACGGTCAGCCTGATAACCAGCCGGTTGCTGGAAAACAGTGTGCAGGAGATCCCGCTCGAGATCACCTACGCAGTGGTGGACGGGATAGCGGTGGCGCAGACAGACTCCCTCACCCTTGATGTGCACGGGCATGCCGAGCTTTCCATCGCATCAGTGCGCACCGACCCGGCCAGGGTTTCCGCGGGTGAACCCTTTGAGATGACCATCCGGCTGGAGAATACCGGCACAGATGAGGCCATTGCAACCACTGCAGAAATGGATCTGCCTTTTGCTGGCTCAAAAGAGGCATATATCGGCAAAATAAAGCCGAACAACGATGCCCCCGCGGTTTTCTCCCTTGACAGCGGAAAGGGAGGGGACTATCCCTACACCCTGACAGTCACTTGGGAGGATGACTGGGGTATACATACAGAATCATTTGACCTCACCCTTCCGGTGAAAACGAATGACTCAACCGCAGCGATCGTTGGATTCCTGATCGTCCTGATTCTTGCAGTGGGCGGCGCCTATTACTTCCTCGTATACCGGAAGAAGACCGGGCAGGCATAA